In a genomic window of beta proteobacterium MWH-UniP1:
- a CDS encoding YeeE/YedE family protein, whose product MLANFIEQYGEGLVLAAGGAVIGMLFGFFAQRSRFCLRAAVIEFWQRRFGEKLSIWLLAFSSAVIAVQVMAMTGWLDTSSARQISATGSLSGALVGGVVFGVGMILTRGCASRLLVLSANGNLRALLSGLIFAVTAQASLAGALSPLRTEISSWWTIDGGPSRDMLAQLGVGHMGGLVMGLIWAVAALYFVRRSATRSRWMWIGGIGTGLMVAAAWGFSQLVAKNSFEPIQIQGLTFSGPSAEWLMRVLSQPAPKIGFEFGMLPGVFLGSLIGAAIGGDLKLEGFGGAYTMPRYILGAIFMGFGSMLAGGCAVGAGVTGGAIFALTAWLSLLGMWLGAGIADRLVDSRENGAP is encoded by the coding sequence ATGCTGGCGAATTTCATCGAACAATATGGCGAAGGCCTGGTCCTGGCCGCAGGCGGGGCCGTGATTGGCATGCTGTTTGGCTTTTTTGCCCAGCGGTCGCGCTTTTGTCTTCGTGCGGCGGTGATTGAGTTTTGGCAGCGTCGTTTTGGTGAAAAACTCTCGATCTGGTTGCTGGCCTTTTCCAGCGCAGTGATCGCGGTTCAGGTGATGGCCATGACCGGCTGGCTTGATACCAGTTCCGCCCGTCAAATTTCCGCGACTGGAAGTCTCTCTGGGGCCCTGGTCGGTGGGGTGGTGTTTGGTGTCGGCATGATCCTGACCCGTGGCTGCGCCAGCCGGCTCTTGGTGTTGTCGGCCAATGGCAATCTTCGGGCCTTGTTGTCTGGGCTAATTTTCGCGGTCACTGCCCAGGCGTCGTTGGCGGGGGCCTTATCACCGCTTCGAACGGAAATCAGTAGCTGGTGGACCATTGACGGGGGCCCGAGCCGTGACATGCTGGCCCAGTTGGGTGTTGGGCATATGGGCGGCCTGGTGATGGGGCTGATTTGGGCAGTGGCTGCCCTGTATTTCGTGCGCCGAAGCGCCACCCGTAGCCGGTGGATGTGGATCGGCGGTATTGGCACTGGCCTGATGGTGGCGGCGGCCTGGGGGTTTAGCCAGCTTGTTGCTAAGAATTCTTTTGAACCGATACAGATTCAGGGCCTGACCTTTAGCGGGCCGTCTGCTGAGTGGCTGATGCGGGTGCTGTCCCAGCCGGCACCGAAAATTGGATTTGAGTTTGGCATGCTGCCCGGTGTGTTTTTGGGTTCTTTGATTGGCGCAGCCATTGGGGGCGATCTCAAGCTAGAAGGCTTTGGTGGCGCGTACACCATGCCCCGTTACATTCTGGGCGCGATATTTATGGGCTTTGGGTCCATGCTTGCCGGCGGCTGTGCCGTGGGGGCGGGTGTGACGGGTGGGGCCATCTTCGCGCTAACGGCCTGGCTGAGTCTGCTGGGCATGTGGCTGGGTGCCGGCATTGCTGATCGACTCGTTGATTCGCGGGAAAACGGCGCTCCTTGA
- a CDS encoding DUF423 domain-containing protein, with protein sequence MMSMFWSRTFLILAGIFGATGVIAGAYASHGLAAMVEPRLVEIFATAARYQLVHAVALLALAMVSTFKFFRTWSVVAGLAFTFGIAVFSGSLYLRVLLDIPSLGAVTPIGGLGLILGWVALIIAGWRASVNAA encoded by the coding sequence ATGATGTCGATGTTCTGGTCCAGAACGTTTTTGATTCTCGCGGGAATTTTTGGGGCGACCGGGGTTATTGCCGGTGCCTATGCATCCCATGGCCTAGCGGCCATGGTGGAACCAAGACTTGTTGAGATTTTTGCAACAGCCGCCCGTTATCAGCTGGTTCATGCCGTGGCGCTGCTGGCGCTGGCCATGGTCAGCACCTTTAAATTCTTCAGAACCTGGTCGGTGGTGGCGGGGCTGGCCTTCACCTTTGGGATTGCAGTCTTTAGCGGCAGTCTGTATTTGCGCGTGCTCTTAGACATACCAAGCCTGGGTGCCGTGACACCCATTGGCGGGCTGGGGCTGATTCTGGGCTGGGTCGCCCTGATCATTGCAGGCTGGCGGGCCAGTGTTAACGCCGCGTAA
- a CDS encoding RraA family protein produces MKPGIQINPRVPGAAAAIEACRGLPSSAIGDVMGRIPGSVGLAPVNRSPVAMVGNAFTVRVRSGDNLLIHKALTMLEAGDVLLVDGEGDITRALVGEIMMTTAKLRGCVGFVMDGAIRDVDAFEEAKFPCYARGVTPRGPYKDGPGSINVPVTIGGMTVNPGDVIVGDSDGIVAIPAAIAQEIAKASWAKVDSEKTTLAEITSGRYDTAWIDKALGL; encoded by the coding sequence GTGAAACCAGGAATTCAAATTAATCCCCGTGTTCCGGGTGCTGCGGCAGCCATCGAGGCCTGCCGTGGTCTGCCATCTTCTGCGATTGGCGATGTCATGGGCCGTATCCCCGGCTCGGTCGGATTGGCGCCTGTGAATCGTTCGCCGGTGGCCATGGTGGGCAATGCCTTCACCGTTCGTGTGCGGTCTGGCGACAATCTATTGATTCACAAGGCACTCACCATGCTGGAAGCAGGCGATGTATTACTTGTTGACGGCGAGGGTGATATCACGCGTGCCTTGGTGGGCGAGATCATGATGACCACTGCGAAACTGCGCGGCTGTGTTGGCTTTGTTATGGATGGCGCTATTCGTGACGTGGACGCTTTTGAAGAGGCCAAGTTTCCTTGCTACGCACGTGGGGTCACACCCCGTGGCCCCTATAAAGACGGCCCGGGCAGCATCAACGTGCCCGTCACCATTGGTGGCATGACCGTTAATCCAGGGGATGTGATCGTGGGTGATTCTGATGGCATTGTGGCGATCCCCGCTGCCATCGCCCAGGAAATTGCGAAGGCCTCTTGGGCCAAGGTGGATTCTGAAAAAACCACGCTTGCCGAAATCACTTCAGGCCGATACGACACGGCCTGGATTGATAAGGCATTGGGACTGTAA
- a CDS encoding tripartite tricarboxylate transporter substrate binding protein produces the protein MQKRRTLVVTSLFSVALSSLAVAMPTTAMADTYPSKPIKFVVPWAPGGATDQIARILAQTLSQSLGQSVVVENKGGAGGNIGTAAFVKEKADGYTILLTTSSTHAAGPHLYKSQGFDVNKDFTPVVFVASVPNVMVVPANSPWNSIKDIVNAAKKEPGKYTYGSAGIGGSQHLAGANFKTITGIDIRHVPYKGSGPAAVDLIAGHIDMMVDTGSLGSVRAGRLKPLAVASKKRLEVLPNVPTFAEAGFPMLASAWYGVMLPANAPADVVARLNKEFNKALQNAEVRKRLHELGAEIGGGTADEFGKFAASEIKRYEGIVRDSGAPKE, from the coding sequence ATGCAAAAACGTCGAACTCTTGTTGTGACTTCTTTGTTCTCTGTTGCGCTGTCATCCCTTGCTGTCGCCATGCCGACCACGGCCATGGCGGACACCTATCCCTCTAAGCCAATCAAGTTTGTGGTGCCCTGGGCGCCGGGTGGTGCAACCGACCAGATTGCACGGATTCTGGCGCAGACCCTGTCACAGTCGCTCGGCCAGTCGGTGGTGGTGGAAAACAAAGGTGGTGCTGGCGGCAATATCGGCACAGCAGCATTTGTTAAGGAAAAAGCGGATGGTTATACGATTTTGTTAACCACCAGTTCGACTCACGCAGCAGGCCCCCACTTGTATAAGAGCCAGGGCTTTGATGTAAATAAAGACTTCACGCCGGTTGTGTTTGTTGCATCCGTGCCCAATGTGATGGTGGTACCGGCGAATTCGCCTTGGAATTCGATCAAAGACATTGTGAATGCTGCGAAAAAAGAGCCGGGCAAGTACACCTATGGCTCTGCTGGCATTGGTGGTTCGCAGCATTTGGCGGGCGCCAACTTTAAAACCATTACGGGTATTGATATTCGGCATGTGCCCTACAAGGGCAGCGGCCCCGCTGCGGTGGACCTGATTGCGGGACATATCGACATGATGGTGGACACGGGCTCGTTGGGTAGTGTGCGTGCGGGCCGTCTTAAGCCACTCGCGGTCGCCTCTAAAAAGCGGCTCGAAGTGTTGCCCAATGTGCCTACATTTGCTGAAGCGGGTTTCCCCATGCTGGCGTCGGCCTGGTACGGTGTGATGCTGCCTGCTAATGCACCTGCAGACGTGGTGGCCCGACTGAACAAGGAATTCAACAAGGCACTGCAGAATGCGGAAGTGCGTAAGCGTCTGCATGAACTTGGTGCAGAGATTGGCGGTGGTACTGCAGATGAGTTTGGTAAATTCGCCGCTTCTGAAATCAAGCGCTACGAAGGCATTGTTCGTGACTCCGGCGCACCAAAGGAATAA
- a CDS encoding extracellular solute-binding protein, whose product MTFPRLRRSLLSVVIAATLPSAVLAETISVVTSFPKELTAAYKKAFEAKYPNDKLEILNKNTAAGIAYVREQPAGSRPEVFWASAPDAFEVLSSSKLLTKIGAGNPAIPAKVGNYPVNDPEGFYRGQALAGYGLMWNTRYMAANKLPAPKEWADLVKPVYFGHLAISSPSRSGTTHLTVETILQGEGWTKGWAQLLAICGNSAAITERSFGVPDGVSNGQYGIGLVIDFFGLAAKNSGMPVEFVYPSVTSIVPANIGLIAGAKSPEAGRRFIEFTLSEEGQMLLLQKDISRLPVLPSIYAKAPAGYPNPFGGNIKAKVNFNSNLSEARYMVVRSMFDQMITFRHKELVAATKAIHDAEKRIGGKSNPRLEEAKKLAFSPVVDDKQVTDAKLLALFKAEKSDAEATKNKAKTEEEWATKAKANYAKAIEIANAVK is encoded by the coding sequence ATGACATTTCCCAGACTTCGCCGCAGCCTGCTGTCTGTTGTGATCGCGGCAACCCTTCCCTCTGCAGTCTTGGCCGAGACCATCTCGGTTGTCACCTCGTTTCCAAAAGAACTCACTGCCGCTTATAAAAAAGCATTTGAGGCAAAGTACCCCAACGACAAGCTAGAAATTCTGAACAAAAACACCGCGGCCGGTATTGCCTATGTTCGTGAGCAGCCGGCGGGCTCACGGCCCGAAGTGTTTTGGGCATCCGCGCCTGATGCATTTGAAGTCTTATCCAGCAGCAAATTACTCACCAAGATCGGCGCAGGCAATCCCGCTATTCCCGCCAAAGTCGGCAACTATCCGGTAAATGACCCCGAGGGCTTTTATCGCGGCCAGGCGCTGGCTGGTTATGGCCTGATGTGGAACACCCGTTACATGGCGGCCAACAAACTGCCCGCCCCTAAAGAGTGGGCTGACTTGGTCAAACCCGTCTATTTCGGCCACTTGGCCATCTCTAGCCCATCACGCTCGGGCACAACCCACCTCACGGTGGAAACCATCTTGCAAGGCGAAGGCTGGACCAAGGGCTGGGCACAGTTGCTCGCCATTTGTGGCAACAGCGCCGCGATTACTGAGCGCAGCTTCGGTGTGCCCGATGGTGTGTCCAACGGCCAATACGGCATTGGTCTGGTGATCGACTTCTTTGGTTTAGCCGCGAAGAACTCGGGCATGCCCGTTGAATTCGTTTACCCATCTGTCACGTCGATTGTTCCAGCCAATATTGGTTTAATTGCGGGTGCCAAATCACCCGAGGCTGGCCGCCGCTTTATTGAATTCACACTCTCTGAAGAAGGCCAGATGCTCTTGCTGCAAAAAGACATCAGCCGTCTGCCGGTGCTGCCATCGATTTATGCCAAGGCCCCAGCCGGCTACCCCAATCCATTTGGCGGCAACATCAAGGCCAAGGTGAACTTCAACTCCAACTTGTCGGAAGCCCGTTACATGGTGGTCCGCTCCATGTTCGACCAAATGATTACCTTTCGTCACAAGGAATTGGTGGCTGCAACAAAGGCCATTCATGACGCCGAAAAACGCATTGGCGGCAAATCAAATCCGCGACTCGAAGAAGCGAAGAAGCTCGCCTTTTCTCCAGTGGTCGATGACAAGCAAGTGACCGATGCCAAACTCTTGGCACTCTTTAAAGCTGAAAAATCAGACGCAGAGGCCACCAAAAATAAGGCCAAGACTGAAGAAGAGTGGGCCACCAAGGCCAAGGCCAACTACGCCAAAGCCATTGAGATTGCCAACGCCGTAAAATGA
- a CDS encoding iron ABC transporter permease: protein MNRRHHPGTVAVAIAIAAFLIVFLIGPILSVIYTAFSDGSGGFTLSHFAAFAGISLMRESFANSLFVAGMTVLFATLIAVPLAYLTMRFQFRGAVLIQTLGVLPLVMPAFVGAAAMQLIFGRSGAVNLILNDTFGFGIPVMEGLSGIIFVETLHYFPFILLNLSASLAAIDSSMEEAGQNLGASGFRLFRKVVFPLALPGYIAGASLVFIKVFDDLGTPLVLNVTNMLAPQAYLRVTSVGIEDPIGYVICVILVLFSIFAMGGSWWFVKRKDYALVSRGGAQAPKRKLSSWQTALAYGWIIGVLMLVLSPHIGILLMSFFKVWSFSVLPEQFTLAHYATVFTDAKQMIWNTLLYCGLAAFVDVIIGAAIAYIVVRTTIPGRQILDHLVTIALAMPGLVLGIGYLRFFRGVELPFGIGAFTASWLVFVVAYSVRRLPYALRSCMAALTQVHPALEEAAENLGASRWRIIRRIVVPLMMGGLLAGFVTSFITAAAEISETILLTSKESLAPMSYGIYLYFQSIAGRGPGAALSVVAVTLVALGTYISHRLAAAATPHQKVGGRA from the coding sequence GTGAATCGTCGACACCACCCTGGCACCGTTGCAGTTGCGATTGCGATTGCCGCCTTTCTGATTGTCTTTCTGATCGGGCCAATTCTGTCCGTGATCTACACGGCATTTTCCGATGGCTCCGGCGGTTTCACGCTGTCGCACTTCGCCGCGTTTGCGGGCATCTCGCTCATGCGCGAGTCGTTTGCCAACAGCCTGTTTGTGGCTGGCATGACAGTACTTTTTGCCACCCTGATCGCTGTGCCCCTGGCTTATCTAACCATGCGGTTTCAATTCCGTGGGGCCGTGTTGATTCAAACCCTGGGGGTCTTGCCGCTGGTGATGCCGGCCTTTGTGGGCGCAGCGGCCATGCAGCTCATCTTTGGCCGCTCAGGTGCGGTCAATCTCATTTTGAATGACACGTTTGGCTTTGGCATCCCCGTTATGGAAGGGTTGTCGGGCATTATTTTTGTCGAAACGCTGCACTACTTTCCGTTTATTTTGCTGAATCTGTCGGCATCACTGGCGGCCATTGATTCCTCTATGGAGGAAGCCGGACAAAATCTGGGGGCCTCGGGTTTTCGGCTCTTTCGCAAAGTTGTTTTTCCTTTGGCACTGCCTGGCTACATTGCTGGTGCATCGCTGGTCTTTATTAAAGTCTTTGACGACCTGGGCACGCCGCTGGTGCTTAATGTCACCAACATGCTGGCCCCACAGGCCTATCTGCGTGTGACATCGGTGGGCATTGAAGACCCGATTGGCTATGTGATCTGCGTGATCTTGGTCTTATTTTCCATTTTCGCCATGGGCGGGTCATGGTGGTTTGTCAAACGCAAAGACTATGCGTTGGTGTCTCGTGGTGGCGCCCAGGCCCCCAAACGAAAACTCAGCAGCTGGCAGACGGCACTGGCCTATGGCTGGATTATTGGCGTGTTGATGTTGGTGTTATCACCCCACATTGGCATTTTGTTGATGTCCTTTTTCAAGGTCTGGAGCTTTAGCGTGCTGCCCGAGCAGTTCACGCTGGCCCACTACGCCACCGTGTTTACCGATGCCAAGCAGATGATCTGGAATACGCTGCTGTATTGCGGTCTGGCCGCATTTGTCGACGTGATCATCGGTGCTGCGATTGCGTATATCGTGGTGCGCACCACCATCCCAGGCCGGCAGATTCTGGATCACTTGGTCACCATCGCCCTGGCCATGCCGGGCTTGGTGCTGGGCATTGGCTATCTGCGATTCTTCCGCGGCGTTGAACTGCCCTTTGGCATTGGCGCCTTTACTGCCAGCTGGTTGGTCTTTGTGGTGGCGTATTCGGTGCGCCGCCTGCCCTATGCGCTGCGTTCCTGCATGGCAGCACTCACCCAAGTCCACCCCGCACTCGAAGAAGCCGCAGAAAATCTTGGCGCAAGCCGCTGGCGCATCATCCGCCGGATTGTGGTGCCACTCATGATGGGTGGATTGCTCGCCGGCTTTGTGACCAGCTTTATTACTGCTGCCGCAGAAATTTCCGAAACGATTCTGCTCACCAGTAAAGAGAGCCTGGCACCAATGTCGTACGGCATTTATCTGTATTTCCAATCGATCGCTGGCCGCGGCCCTGGGGCTGCACTGAGCGTGGTGGCCGTCACACTTGTGGCACTGGGCACCTATATCAGTCACCGTCTGGCCGCAGCCGCGACACCGCATCAGAAAGTGGGGGGCCGCGCATGA
- a CDS encoding ABC transporter ATP-binding protein, producing the protein MKSVGIDIKNIALSFGSTSVLKDISLTIAPGEFFALLGPSGSGKSTLLRLIAGFNQHQHGELLIDGKDVTGTPPWLRNVGMVFQNYALWPHMTVFQNVAFGLEARKLPSAEIEKKVQAALELVDLASYADRRPGQLSGGQQQRVAIARTLAIEPQVLLLDEPLSNLDAKLRAQTRQELVRLQRRLGITTIFVTHDQEEALTTCQRIAVMDQGIIQQVGTPMELFDFPVNRFVAQFVGSVNLYSGEIIREGDAPRFKSDALGDIVLPRGLALPAQSADLAFRPHSVSFAPDTSADALHLTGTVEDSEFLGEFLRYDIRVAEAMIKADIPHARGAVPLATGSTVQLTVPSSEIRFVNR; encoded by the coding sequence ATGAAATCCGTTGGCATCGACATCAAAAATATTGCTTTGTCATTTGGCAGCACATCGGTACTTAAAGACATTAGCCTCACCATTGCGCCCGGAGAGTTTTTTGCACTTCTGGGGCCGTCAGGTTCCGGGAAGTCCACACTCTTGCGATTGATTGCCGGCTTTAATCAGCATCAGCACGGCGAACTCCTGATCGATGGCAAAGATGTCACGGGCACACCCCCATGGCTTCGCAATGTAGGCATGGTCTTTCAAAACTATGCACTGTGGCCCCACATGACCGTTTTTCAAAATGTGGCCTTTGGTCTAGAGGCCCGCAAGCTGCCCAGTGCCGAGATCGAGAAAAAAGTTCAGGCCGCACTCGAATTGGTGGACCTGGCCAGCTATGCCGATCGCAGACCGGGTCAACTATCAGGCGGCCAACAACAACGTGTTGCGATTGCACGCACACTGGCCATTGAGCCGCAGGTGTTGCTCTTAGATGAGCCACTATCCAACTTAGATGCGAAACTTCGCGCCCAGACCCGCCAAGAATTGGTACGGCTGCAGCGCCGCCTGGGCATCACCACCATTTTTGTGACCCACGATCAGGAAGAAGCGCTCACCACTTGTCAACGAATTGCCGTGATGGACCAAGGCATCATTCAGCAGGTGGGCACCCCCATGGAGCTCTTTGATTTCCCGGTGAACCGTTTCGTGGCCCAGTTTGTGGGCTCGGTGAACCTGTATTCTGGTGAGATTATTCGTGAAGGCGACGCACCAAGATTTAAATCAGACGCATTAGGGGACATTGTGTTGCCCCGTGGCTTGGCATTGCCCGCCCAGTCGGCCGATCTGGCCTTTCGGCCACACTCGGTGAGTTTTGCGCCGGATACAAGCGCCGATGCATTACACCTCACTGGCACCGTAGAAGATTCAGAATTTTTAGGTGAGTTTTTGCGCTATGACATTCGTGTGGCCGAAGCCATGATCAAGGCGGATATCCCGCATGCCCGCGGCGCTGTCCCACTGGCCACTGGCTCAACCGTGCAGTTGACCGTGCCGTCTTCAGAGATTCGTTTCGTTAATCGCTAG
- a CDS encoding M48 family metalloprotease translates to MMTTIKFLMSPLKLWLCTAIVTWCFVVGGVAKAQSINLDIGGAALKMDPESLQEELATGRLVAGQILGAAKLLPDSKIQKYVNLVGRRVADQSERRDLSWSFGVVDSTAVNAFAAPGGQILITSQLMQLLESEDELAAVLAHEVAHVVRKHHYRVIRKQRMLEFGAQAVKITDDATGMSDKLSAMVGQILARGLDQSAEYEADRDGMIYAARAGYDSSALLRVMEKLANLSPKEPSNELLLSTHPSAENRRIALAKQVNTEIEKAAIPSRSANRYRQFVR, encoded by the coding sequence ATGATGACGACGATTAAATTCTTGATGAGCCCCCTAAAGCTCTGGTTGTGTACGGCGATAGTCACTTGGTGTTTCGTCGTGGGTGGGGTCGCGAAGGCCCAATCGATCAATCTTGACATCGGTGGCGCTGCATTAAAAATGGATCCCGAGAGCCTTCAGGAAGAGTTGGCTACGGGGCGCTTAGTAGCAGGTCAGATTCTTGGTGCCGCCAAGTTGCTGCCGGATTCAAAAATTCAGAAATACGTCAATTTAGTGGGTCGTCGCGTGGCTGATCAATCCGAGCGACGAGATCTTTCATGGTCTTTTGGCGTGGTGGATTCGACCGCGGTCAATGCATTTGCGGCGCCGGGTGGGCAGATTTTAATTACAAGCCAACTCATGCAATTGCTCGAGTCTGAGGATGAGCTTGCTGCGGTTCTCGCTCATGAGGTCGCTCACGTTGTACGTAAGCATCACTATCGGGTTATTCGTAAGCAGCGGATGTTGGAGTTTGGTGCCCAAGCCGTGAAAATTACCGACGACGCAACCGGTATGTCAGACAAACTCTCGGCGATGGTAGGGCAGATTCTTGCGCGTGGTTTGGATCAATCGGCGGAGTATGAGGCTGATCGAGACGGAATGATTTACGCGGCTCGCGCAGGATATGACTCTTCGGCCTTGCTGCGTGTAATGGAAAAACTCGCGAATTTGTCGCCAAAAGAACCCTCAAACGAACTTTTGTTGTCGACGCATCCCTCTGCAGAAAATCGTCGAATCGCTCTAGCGAAACAGGTAAATACAGAGATAGAAAAAGCAGCGATACCCAGTCGAAGTGCTAATCGATATCGTCAGTTCGTACGGTAA
- a CDS encoding SH3 domain-containing protein encodes MFFSSVPFKSCLLCIFLVCSAGIGLAQELAVPAPLRAEPTADSKALKQLPANAPVKVLRRQGFYLEVESGGAKGWLKASEVSTPKGAGGGLSNLDSGRSGKGNIVSTSAARGLSSKDVIASKPDHLQVEELKKLGVSASAADDFATQGGLQNRKLALLAAPPQGVKGRPTFGPTSRDGKASQGSPKRSADRKKSGDGDDDDD; translated from the coding sequence GTGTTTTTTAGCTCCGTACCATTTAAAAGTTGCCTTTTATGCATCTTTTTGGTGTGTTCCGCAGGGATTGGTCTTGCCCAGGAACTCGCCGTCCCTGCGCCTTTGAGGGCTGAGCCCACAGCAGATTCGAAAGCACTTAAGCAGTTACCGGCAAACGCTCCCGTTAAAGTTTTAAGACGGCAGGGTTTCTACTTAGAAGTGGAATCTGGTGGAGCAAAAGGCTGGCTAAAAGCATCAGAAGTTTCTACGCCGAAGGGGGCTGGTGGTGGCCTTTCGAACTTAGACAGCGGGAGATCTGGCAAGGGAAATATTGTTTCTACATCGGCGGCTCGCGGGCTTTCCTCAAAAGATGTGATCGCCTCGAAACCTGATCACTTACAAGTCGAAGAATTAAAAAAATTGGGGGTTTCTGCGAGCGCTGCGGACGATTTCGCAACTCAAGGCGGGCTTCAAAATCGCAAATTAGCGCTCCTGGCGGCTCCCCCGCAGGGTGTAAAAGGAAGGCCGACTTTTGGGCCGACAAGTCGAGACGGAAAGGCTTCGCAGGGGTCTCCTAAGAGGTCCGCGGACAGAAAAAAATCTGGTGATGGAGATGATGACGACGATTAA
- a CDS encoding DUF4337 family protein, translated as MPETNDTASQADQFEKRISITISGVAVLLLLNSMGAGNASSEAAFQNTVAINTYAFYQAKTIRQNDLELAANALDTIVDTAVPAINSETKKKAKEIAVGYRAKASSYDSDPTTSEGKKELLEKARNAEQQRDSAMEKGPYFDLASLLLQLAVILFSVVLLTKKKTLLLAASATAVTGGFFTLNAFFMLIKIPGLG; from the coding sequence ATGCCCGAGACAAATGACACCGCATCCCAAGCTGACCAATTCGAGAAAAGAATTTCGATCACGATCTCTGGAGTCGCTGTTTTGCTTTTACTGAACTCGATGGGCGCCGGAAATGCAAGTTCCGAGGCGGCCTTTCAAAATACTGTCGCAATCAACACATACGCGTTTTATCAAGCGAAAACAATTCGACAAAACGACCTTGAACTAGCCGCCAACGCGCTAGACACTATTGTTGATACAGCCGTTCCGGCGATCAACTCCGAAACAAAAAAGAAAGCAAAAGAAATTGCGGTAGGTTATCGCGCCAAAGCCTCGAGTTATGACAGTGATCCAACCACCAGCGAGGGCAAAAAGGAATTGCTCGAGAAAGCGCGTAACGCGGAACAGCAACGCGATTCAGCGATGGAGAAAGGACCTTACTTTGACTTGGCAAGTCTGTTGCTGCAGCTAGCAGTGATTCTTTTTTCGGTCGTGCTACTTACCAAGAAAAAAACCCTATTGCTCGCCGCTTCAGCTACGGCCGTGACTGGGGGATTTTTCACACTCAACGCTTTTTTTATGCTTATCAAAATCCCGGGGCTTGGATAA